One Podarcis muralis chromosome Z, rPodMur119.hap1.1, whole genome shotgun sequence DNA segment encodes these proteins:
- the PHYHD1 gene encoding phytanoyl-CoA dioxygenase domain-containing protein 1 isoform X2, whose amino-acid sequence MASITQEQIHKFRQDGFLVLDKFFSSEVCEAMRAQIQKIIADMDVPPHCRTEFSTREDEQLQAQGSAEYFLTSGDKIRFFFEKGVFDGKGDFLVPKEKAVNKIGHALHAYDSTFKQITHSSDVQVLARKLGFENPVVVQSMYIFKQPGIGGEVTPHQDATFLHTEPLGRVIGLWIALENATLENGCLWFIPGSHTSGITRRMVRTPPGTIPCTKFVGSEQTYDDRQFIPVPVEKGFSQPLSCLSPLCTHKTNNWSARWRQTSPCLGVHC is encoded by the exons ATGGCATCCATAACCCAGGAACAGATCCATAAG TTCCGCCAAGATGGCTTCCTTGTTCTTGACAAGTTTTTCAGCTCTGAAGTGTGTGAGGCCATGAGGGCCCAGATCCAAAAGATCATTGCTGACATGGACGTGCCTCCTCACTGCCGTACAGAGTTTTCAACCCGGGAAGATGAACAGCTCCAGGCACAG GGCAGCGCGGAATATTTCCTAACCAGCGGAGACAAAATCAgattcttttttgaaaaaggtgtttttgaCGGAAAAG GAGATTTTCTTGTTCCAAAGGAAAAAGCTGTTAATAAAATTGGCCATG CGTTGCATGCATACGATTCCACCTTCAAGCAGATCACTCACTCCTCAGATGTGCAG GTACTGGCAAGAAAACTGGGCTTTGAAAACCCAGTGGTGGTGCAAAGCATGTACATATTCAAG CAACCTGGCATCGGCGGTGAAG TGACGCCACATCAGGATGCCACCTTTCTACATACGGAACCTTTGGGGCGAGTGATCGGCCTCTGGATCGCCCTGGAAAACGCCACCCTAGAGAATGGCTGTTTGTGGTTCATCCCTGGCTCTCACACAA GTGGGATCACTCGGCGTATGGTTCGTACTCCCCCAGGCACAATCCCCTGCACAAAGTTTGTTGGCTCTGAGCAGACGTACGATGACAGGCAATTCATCCCAGTGCCTGTTGAGAAAG GCTTCAGCCAACCCCTGAGTTGCCTTTCCCCTCTTTGTACACACAAAACTAACAACTGGAGTGCAAGGTGGCGACAGACCAGCCCATGCCTTGGAGTTCACTGCTAG
- the PHYHD1 gene encoding phytanoyl-CoA dioxygenase domain-containing protein 1 isoform X4 — MASITQEQIHKGSAEYFLTSGDKIRFFFEKGVFDGKGDFLVPKEKAVNKIGHALHAYDSTFKQITHSSDVQVLARKLGFENPVVVQSMYIFKQPGIGGEVTPHQDATFLHTEPLGRVIGLWIALENATLENGCLWFIPGSHTSGITRRMVRTPPGTIPCTKFVGSEQTYDDRQFIPVPVEKGGLILIHGEVVHKSEPNLSEKSRHVYTFHIMEAKDTAWSPENWLQPTPELPFPSLYTQN, encoded by the exons ATGGCATCCATAACCCAGGAACAGATCCATAAG GGCAGCGCGGAATATTTCCTAACCAGCGGAGACAAAATCAgattcttttttgaaaaaggtgtttttgaCGGAAAAG GAGATTTTCTTGTTCCAAAGGAAAAAGCTGTTAATAAAATTGGCCATG CGTTGCATGCATACGATTCCACCTTCAAGCAGATCACTCACTCCTCAGATGTGCAG GTACTGGCAAGAAAACTGGGCTTTGAAAACCCAGTGGTGGTGCAAAGCATGTACATATTCAAG CAACCTGGCATCGGCGGTGAAG TGACGCCACATCAGGATGCCACCTTTCTACATACGGAACCTTTGGGGCGAGTGATCGGCCTCTGGATCGCCCTGGAAAACGCCACCCTAGAGAATGGCTGTTTGTGGTTCATCCCTGGCTCTCACACAA GTGGGATCACTCGGCGTATGGTTCGTACTCCCCCAGGCACAATCCCCTGCACAAAGTTTGTTGGCTCTGAGCAGACGTACGATGACAGGCAATTCATCCCAGTGCCTGTTGAGAAAG GTGGCCTCATTCTGATCCATGGTGAGGTTGTCCACAAAAGTGAGCCGAACCTCTCCGAAAAGTCCCGCCACGTCTACACTTTCCATATCATGGAGGCCAAGGACACGGCTTGGAGCCCAGAGAACTG GCTTCAGCCAACCCCTGAGTTGCCTTTCCCCTCTTTGTACACACAAAACTAA
- the PHYHD1 gene encoding phytanoyl-CoA dioxygenase domain-containing protein 1 isoform X3: MRAQIQKIIADMDVPPHCRTEFSTREDEQLQAQGSAEYFLTSGDKIRFFFEKGVFDGKGDFLVPKEKAVNKIGHALHAYDSTFKQITHSSDVQVLARKLGFENPVVVQSMYIFKQPGIGGEVTPHQDATFLHTEPLGRVIGLWIALENATLENGCLWFIPGSHTSGITRRMVRTPPGTIPCTKFVGSEQTYDDRQFIPVPVEKGGLILIHGEVVHKSEPNLSEKSRHVYTFHIMEAKDTAWSPENWLQPTPELPFPSLYTQN; the protein is encoded by the exons ATGAGGGCCCAGATCCAAAAGATCATTGCTGACATGGACGTGCCTCCTCACTGCCGTACAGAGTTTTCAACCCGGGAAGATGAACAGCTCCAGGCACAG GGCAGCGCGGAATATTTCCTAACCAGCGGAGACAAAATCAgattcttttttgaaaaaggtgtttttgaCGGAAAAG GAGATTTTCTTGTTCCAAAGGAAAAAGCTGTTAATAAAATTGGCCATG CGTTGCATGCATACGATTCCACCTTCAAGCAGATCACTCACTCCTCAGATGTGCAG GTACTGGCAAGAAAACTGGGCTTTGAAAACCCAGTGGTGGTGCAAAGCATGTACATATTCAAG CAACCTGGCATCGGCGGTGAAG TGACGCCACATCAGGATGCCACCTTTCTACATACGGAACCTTTGGGGCGAGTGATCGGCCTCTGGATCGCCCTGGAAAACGCCACCCTAGAGAATGGCTGTTTGTGGTTCATCCCTGGCTCTCACACAA GTGGGATCACTCGGCGTATGGTTCGTACTCCCCCAGGCACAATCCCCTGCACAAAGTTTGTTGGCTCTGAGCAGACGTACGATGACAGGCAATTCATCCCAGTGCCTGTTGAGAAAG GTGGCCTCATTCTGATCCATGGTGAGGTTGTCCACAAAAGTGAGCCGAACCTCTCCGAAAAGTCCCGCCACGTCTACACTTTCCATATCATGGAGGCCAAGGACACGGCTTGGAGCCCAGAGAACTG GCTTCAGCCAACCCCTGAGTTGCCTTTCCCCTCTTTGTACACACAAAACTAA
- the DOLK gene encoding dolichol kinase, with protein sequence MAAPSRVSLLQKRDQLGEAMEGRALRYKRAFDSEGNRQTDTHTERPHLKILDQNKQLPGFSEHRERNSLAVTMLSKQPIIVESLIMFTIVLCVHSTVWDRFSWCAIALAIQAFYIQFKWDNLLRLGSAVFQFRAGANSGLFPACMAVPLLGIVMKERCQAAGIVYFERFGIIVASTGMIIALFLSVIALGVTKPVPTNTCILSGIAGSLIIYTMKHSLTVSEVIEVLEVLLIFVYLSMILLYLLPRCFTPGEALLVLTGISFVLNQLIKRSLNVTESRGDPIDFFLLVVVVGVVLLGIFFTALFFFMDSGTWISSMFFHMMTAVLGLGVVMPWLYRLIRQNPLFWLSQFLSQTQTRVYLLAYWILLAALACTVVLYQNAKRSSGSKKHQASTITRKYFHFIVVATYVPGLIYDRQLLYVAAVVCLAVFILLEYIRYFTIKPLGHTLRNLLSLFLDERDSGPLILTHIYLLLGMSLPVWLFPRPCASKATLPGAGALAPYSGVLAVGIGDSVASIFGSTVGEIKWPGTKKTFEGTMMGIFAQIIAVAIILIFDSGVDLNASYSWILASISLVSLLEAYTTQVDNLLLPLYLQILLMT encoded by the exons ATGGCGGCGCCCAGTAGGGTGAGTTTATTACAGAAGAGGGATCAGCTGGGTGAGGCAATGGAAG GAAGGGCACTAAGATACAAGAGAGCTTTTGACAGTgagggaaacagacagacagacacacacacagagagaccgcATTTGAAAATATTGGACCAGAACAAACAGCTGCCAGGGTTTTCTGAGCACAGGGAGCGCAACAGTCTGGCTGTCACCATGCTAAGCAAGCAACCCATCATTGTGGAATCCCTCATCATGTTCACCATCGTGCTTTGTGTGCACAGCACAGTCTGGGATCGCTTTTCCTGGTGCGCCATTGCGCTTGCAATCCAAGCTTTCTATATCCAGTTTAAATGGGACAACCTCCTCCGCCTGGGCAGTGCTGTCTTCCAGTTTCGGGCAGGAGCAAACAGTGGCCTCTTCCCAGCTTGCATGGCTGTCCCATTGCTGGGCATTGTGATGAAAGAGAGATGCCAAGCGGCTGGTATCGTGTACTTTGAGCGTTTTGGCATCATCGTAGCCTCCACTGGCATGATCATCGCCCTGTTCCTCTCTGTGATAGCACTCGGTGTTACCAAACCTGTGCCAACAAATACCTGCATCCTCTCTGGCATTGCTGGCAGCCTGATCATCTACACCATGAAGCACTCGTTGACGGTCTCTGAAGTGATTGAGGTCCTGGAGGTCCTGCTTATCTTTGTCTACCTCAGTATGATACTGCTATACTTGCTGCCTCGATGCTTCACTCCTGGTGAGGCTCTGCTCGTCCTGACAGGAATAAGCTTCGTCCTCAATCAGCTCATCAAACGTTCTCTGAACGTAACCGAAAGCAGAGGGGACCCGATTGACTTCTTCCTCCTGGTGGTGGTGGTCGGGGTGGTTCTCCTTGGGATATTCTTCACCGCCCTCTTTTTCTTCATGGATTCTGGGACCTGGATCTCCTCCATGTTCTTTCATATGATGACGGCGGTGCTGGGTCTGGGGGTTGTCATGCCGTGGCTCTACCGCTTGATCCGGCAGAACCCCCTCTTTTGGCTCTCCCAGTTCCTCTCTCAAACACAGACCAGAGTTTATCTCCTCGCCTACTGGATCCTCCTGGCTGCTTTGGCATGCACAGTGGTTCTCTATCAAAACGCCAAGAGGTCATCTGGTTCTAAGAAACACCAAGCATCAACCATAACCAGGAAATATTTCCATTTCATTGTGGTGGCAACGTATGTCCCAGGACTCATCTACGACCGCCAGCTCCTCTACGTGGCTGCTGTGGTGTGCTTGGCAGTTTTCATTCTTCTAGAGTACATCAGATACTTCACCATCAAACCCTTGGGGCACACCCTCAGGaacttgctttctctctttttggatGAACGGGACAGTGGGCCTTTGATCTTGACTCACATCTATCTTCTGCTGGGGATGTCCCTCCCTGTTTGGCTGTTCCCCAGACCTTGTGCCTCAAAGGCTACTTTGCCTGGGGCTGGGGCCCTGGCCCCTTACTCTGGGGTGCTTGCTGTGGGCATTGGGGACTCAGTAGCTTCTATTTTTGGGAGCACAGTGGGGGAGATCAAATGGCCGGGGACCAAGAAGACCTTTGAAGGCACCATGATGGGCATATTTGCCCAGATCATTGCTGTTGCCATCATTCTGATCTTTGACAGTGGTGTGGATCTAAATGCCAGCTACTCCTGGATTCTGGCATCTATTAGCTTGGTTTCCCTTTTGGAAGCCTACACTACCCAAGTGGACAATTTACTTCTGCCTCTCTACCTCCAAATACTACTGATGACTTAG
- the PHYHD1 gene encoding phytanoyl-CoA dioxygenase domain-containing protein 1 isoform X1, whose translation MASITQEQIHKFRQDGFLVLDKFFSSEVCEAMRAQIQKIIADMDVPPHCRTEFSTREDEQLQAQGSAEYFLTSGDKIRFFFEKGVFDGKGDFLVPKEKAVNKIGHALHAYDSTFKQITHSSDVQVLARKLGFENPVVVQSMYIFKQPGIGGEVTPHQDATFLHTEPLGRVIGLWIALENATLENGCLWFIPGSHTSGITRRMVRTPPGTIPCTKFVGSEQTYDDRQFIPVPVEKGGLILIHGEVVHKSEPNLSEKSRHVYTFHIMEAKDTAWSPENWLQPTPELPFPSLYTQN comes from the exons ATGGCATCCATAACCCAGGAACAGATCCATAAG TTCCGCCAAGATGGCTTCCTTGTTCTTGACAAGTTTTTCAGCTCTGAAGTGTGTGAGGCCATGAGGGCCCAGATCCAAAAGATCATTGCTGACATGGACGTGCCTCCTCACTGCCGTACAGAGTTTTCAACCCGGGAAGATGAACAGCTCCAGGCACAG GGCAGCGCGGAATATTTCCTAACCAGCGGAGACAAAATCAgattcttttttgaaaaaggtgtttttgaCGGAAAAG GAGATTTTCTTGTTCCAAAGGAAAAAGCTGTTAATAAAATTGGCCATG CGTTGCATGCATACGATTCCACCTTCAAGCAGATCACTCACTCCTCAGATGTGCAG GTACTGGCAAGAAAACTGGGCTTTGAAAACCCAGTGGTGGTGCAAAGCATGTACATATTCAAG CAACCTGGCATCGGCGGTGAAG TGACGCCACATCAGGATGCCACCTTTCTACATACGGAACCTTTGGGGCGAGTGATCGGCCTCTGGATCGCCCTGGAAAACGCCACCCTAGAGAATGGCTGTTTGTGGTTCATCCCTGGCTCTCACACAA GTGGGATCACTCGGCGTATGGTTCGTACTCCCCCAGGCACAATCCCCTGCACAAAGTTTGTTGGCTCTGAGCAGACGTACGATGACAGGCAATTCATCCCAGTGCCTGTTGAGAAAG GTGGCCTCATTCTGATCCATGGTGAGGTTGTCCACAAAAGTGAGCCGAACCTCTCCGAAAAGTCCCGCCACGTCTACACTTTCCATATCATGGAGGCCAAGGACACGGCTTGGAGCCCAGAGAACTG GCTTCAGCCAACCCCTGAGTTGCCTTTCCCCTCTTTGTACACACAAAACTAA